From a single Hippoglossus stenolepis isolate QCI-W04-F060 chromosome 2, HSTE1.2, whole genome shotgun sequence genomic region:
- the krt97 gene encoding keratin 97, producing MSISKRFGLSSMSFSSAPSMTSSKRGSSVHGGAGGRNVRVSYASDGIGSGFDLMSAFGGGGGGGGGRNSISGSEKGTMQNLNDRLATYLEKVRVLETTNAQLELQIREWYTKQAPAVKDYSRYMPILDDLRNKINVATQDNARLMLQIDNARLAAEDFRIKFENEMAMRMSVEQDIAGLRKVLDDLTMARSDLEMQIEGLKEELVYLKKNHAEELAAMQNQMNTSSVNVEVDAKPQENLNGILDEIRSQYEGITEKNRREMEAWYKVKFDELNKQVSTSTEILQSSRSEINELKRTLQSLQIELQSQLSLKSALEGTLSETESRYSMQLSQLQDRVYHLESELSKMRADIERQSADYQQLLDIKTRLELEIAEYRRLLDGEDTSNSASTTVQRTVVQEIKTSKPVITQRTKVVIEEIVDGKVVSRTEDLQTEVIKK from the exons ATGTCCATCTCGAAACGCTTTGGATTATCCTCCATGTCCTTCTCCTCCGCCCCGTCCATGACGAGCTCCAAGCGCGGGTCGAGCGTCCATGGCGGCGCGGGCGGTAGAAACGTCCGGGTGTCTTACGCCTCCGACGGCATCGGCTCCGGGTTCGACCTGATGTCTGCgttcggaggaggaggaggaggaggtggcggaAGAAACAGCATCTCGGGCAGCGAGAAGGGGACCATGCAGAACCTGAACGACCGGCTGGCCACCTACCTGGAGAAGGTGCGCGTCCTGGAGACCACCAACGCGCAGCTGGAGCTTCAGATCCGCGAGTGGTACACGAAGCAGGCCCCCGCTGTCAAGGACTACAGCAGGTACATGCCCATCCTGGACGACCTGCGCAACAAG attaatgTTGCCACACAGGACAATGCCAGGCTGATGCTGCAGATTGACAATGCCAGACTGGCAGCAGAGGACTTCAGGATCAA GTTTGAGAATGAGATGGCGATGCGCATGTCTGTGGAGCAGGACATCGCCGGACTGCGCAAGGTTCTGGATGACCTGACCATGGCCCGGTCGGACCTGGAGATGCAGATCGAGGGCTTGAAGGAGGAGCTGGTCTACCTGAAGAAGAACCATGCAGAG GAGCTTGCAGCCATGCAAAATCAAATGAATACCAGCTCTGTGAACGTGGAGGTGGATGCTAAGCCCCAGGAGAACCTGAACGGTATCCTGGACGAGATCAGGTCTCAGTATGAGGGCATCACTGAGAAGAACCGCCGCGAAATGGAAGCCTGGTACAAGGTCAAG TTTGATGAGCTGAACAAGCAGGTGTCAACCAGCACAGAGATCCTCCAGAGCTCCCGCAGCGAGATCAACGAGCTCAAGCGGACCCTGCAGTCTCTGCAGATTGAGCTGCAGTCCCAGCTCAGCCTG AAATCTGCCTTGGAGGGCACACTGTCTGAGACCGAGTCCCGTTACAGCATGCAGCTGAGCCAGCTCCAGGATAGGGTCTACCACCTGGAGAGTGAGCTCAGCAAGATGAGGGCGGACATCGAGAGGCAGTCCGCCGATTACCAGCAGCTTCTTGACATCAAGACCAGGCTGGAGTTGGAGATCGCAGAGTACCGAAGGCTGCTGGATGGAGAGGATACAAG CAATTCTGCTTCCACTACTGTACAAAGGACTGTGGTCCAAGAGATCAAAA CATCCAAACCAGTCATTACCCAGAGGACTAAAGTGGTGATTGAGGAGATAGTTGATGGAAAAGTGGTGTCCCGCACAGAAGATCTGCAGACAGAGGTCATCAAAAAGTAG